From the genome of Vitis riparia cultivar Riparia Gloire de Montpellier isolate 1030 chromosome 2, EGFV_Vit.rip_1.0, whole genome shotgun sequence, one region includes:
- the LOC117933226 gene encoding probable aquaporin NIP5-1: MAEAETGTPTASAPATPGTPGGPLFSSLRVDSLSYDRKSMPRCKCLPVGAASWAPSPTCFTDFPTPDVSLTRKLGAEFVGTFILIFAATAGPIVNQKYSGAETLIGNAACAGLAVMIVILSTGHISGAHLNPSLTIAFAALRHFPWVQVPAYIAAQVSASICASFALKAVFHPFMSGGVTVPSVSIGQAFALEFLITFNLLFVVTAVATDTRAVGELAGIAVGATVMLNILVAGPSSGGSMNPVRTLGPAVAAGNYRAIWIYLVAPTLGAVAGAAIYTAVKLRADEGEQPRQVRSFRR, encoded by the exons ATGGCGGAAGCAGAAACTGGTACGCCGACAGCGTCGGCGCCGGCGACGCCTGGAACACCCGGGGGCCCATTGTTTTCGTCGCTCCGAGTCGACTCGCTGTCCTACGATCGTAAGTCAATGCCGCGATGCAAGTGCCTGCCGGTTGGGGCCGCCTCGTGGGCTCCATCTCCTACCTGTTTCACAGATTTTCCTACGCCCGACGTCTCTCTCACCCGGAAG CTTGGAGCAGAGTTTGTGGGAACCTTCATCTTGATATTTGCAGCGACGGCGGGACCCATCGTGAACCAGAAGTACAGTGGGGCGGAGACTCTGATAGGGAATGCGGCATGCGCCGGGCTTGCGGTGATGATAGTGATTCTTTCCACAGGCCATATCTCAGGAGCTCACCTCAACCCCTCCCTCACGATTGCCTTCGCCGCGCTTCGTCACTTCCCGTGGGTGCAAGTTCCGGCCTATATCGCAGCACAAGTTTCAGCATCCATCTGCGCTTCCTTCGCTCTCAAGGCTGTTTTCCACCCTTTCATGTCCGGTGGTGTCACCGTCCCTTCGGTCAGCATTGGGCAGGCCTTCGCCCTTGAGTTCCTTATCACTTTCAATCTCTTGTTCGTTGTCACCGCCGTCGCCACGGATACTCGAGCT GTGGGGGAGTTGGCTGGTATAGCGGTTGGAGCCACTGTTATGCTGAACATTCTTGTGGCAGG GCCGTCGAGTGGTGGTTCGATGAATCCAGTGAGGACTCTGGGGCCGGCCGTGGCAGCAGGGAATTACAGGGCGATATGGATATATCTGGTGGCTCCAACGCTAGGGGCTGTGGCGGGGGCAGCTATCTACACAGCTGTCAAACTCCGAGCGGATGAGGGTGAGCAACCTCGCCAGGTCAGGAGCTTCCGTCGCTAG